A window from Candidatus Arthromitus sp. SFB-rat-Yit encodes these proteins:
- a CDS encoding oxaloacetate decarboxylase subunit alpha has product MKKFKITETCLRDGHQSLIATRLTTDEILPILHKMDNVGYHALEVWGGATFDSCIRYLNEDPWDRLRRIRENVKNTKLQMLFRGQNILGYRHYADDVVDRFIYKSIENGIDIIRIFDALNDLRNLKTSIGATIKYGAHLQVAMSYSISPVHTHEYYINLSKQVEEMGAHSICIKDMSGILLPYNGYELIRDIKENISIPVELHTHSTCGVGEMLYLKAIEAGVDIIDTAISTLGGGTSQPPTESIVKTFLGSEHKCDVKYDSLKEIADYFKPIREKYLKSEVLTPKSYFINPQIIETQLPGGMISNMINQMKAQGSEDKFEEVLDEIPKVRKDLGYPPLVTPLSQMVGTQAVMNILSGEQYRMISKEIKDYVKGLYGRPPHEISKDLKDKILKDGEEITCRPADLLQDEFLRIKEESSDFTRSDEDVLSYILFPQISKKFLEKKYNQNDNQVININLEFN; this is encoded by the coding sequence TTGAAAAAGTTTAAAATTACTGAAACTTGTTTACGTGATGGACATCAAAGTCTTATAGCAACTAGGTTAACAACGGATGAAATTTTGCCTATATTACATAAAATGGATAATGTTGGATATCATGCTCTAGAGGTTTGGGGTGGGGCTACGTTTGACTCCTGCATTAGATATTTAAATGAGGACCCATGGGATAGGCTTAGACGTATAAGAGAAAATGTTAAAAATACAAAACTTCAAATGCTGTTTAGGGGTCAAAATATTTTAGGTTATAGGCACTATGCAGATGATGTAGTAGATAGGTTTATATATAAATCCATTGAAAATGGGATAGATATAATTAGGATATTTGATGCGTTAAATGATTTGAGAAATTTGAAAACATCTATTGGTGCAACTATAAAATATGGAGCTCATTTACAAGTAGCTATGAGCTATTCTATAAGCCCTGTACACACACATGAGTACTATATAAATTTATCTAAACAAGTTGAGGAGATGGGGGCACATTCAATTTGTATTAAGGATATGTCGGGAATTTTGTTACCTTATAATGGATATGAGCTTATACGAGATATTAAAGAAAATATTTCTATTCCAGTTGAATTACATACTCATTCAACTTGTGGTGTTGGAGAGATGCTTTATTTAAAAGCGATTGAAGCAGGTGTAGATATAATTGATACTGCTATATCAACTTTAGGAGGAGGTACGAGTCAGCCGCCTACAGAGTCGATAGTTAAAACGTTTTTAGGGTCAGAACATAAATGCGATGTTAAGTATGATTCTTTAAAAGAAATAGCAGATTATTTTAAGCCTATAAGGGAGAAATATTTAAAATCTGAAGTATTAACTCCTAAGTCATATTTTATAAATCCTCAGATAATTGAAACGCAATTGCCTGGAGGAATGATTTCAAATATGATTAATCAAATGAAAGCACAAGGGTCAGAAGATAAGTTCGAAGAAGTTTTAGATGAGATACCTAAAGTTCGTAAAGATTTAGGATATCCACCACTTGTTACTCCACTTTCCCAAATGGTTGGAACTCAAGCTGTTATGAATATTTTAAGTGGAGAGCAGTATAGGATGATATCAAAAGAAATAAAAGATTATGTTAAAGGATTGTATGGTCGTCCCCCACATGAGATAAGTAAAGATTTAAAAGATAAAATTTTAAAGGATGGAGAGGAGATAACTTGTAGACCTGCGGATTTACTTCAAGATGAGTTTTTGAGGATAAAAGAAGAGTCATCAGATTTTACGAGAAGTGATGAAGATGTGTTAAGTTATATTTTATTTCCACAGATATCAAAAAAATTTTTGGAGAAAAAATATAATCAAAATGATAATCAAGTTATTAATATAAATTTAGAGTTTAATTAA
- a CDS encoding SufB/SufD family protein, translating to MSQKVRVNETIVRTYSYLKGNFSEENFISNSINNSNVVINNSGLLIDFDDNIKNNISNLCSRINGGIAKEVIYDLIKGKFINVKVNDENSELNLKECLNDGVSTVTFNIECGEGKDLYINSEICGNGDQFNHFYYINAKRNSKVKLVLFINSFSKGFINVLGDIDDNAHVDFLLINVNQNSVYTNCELYLNGNKSSSKTNVCYICSKDYKYDYNLTSAMIGKESNALINGKGILLDNSKKIFRGAIDFKKGCLNAIGNESEEVIILSKNAVNKSLPLLLCDEKNVKGGHGFTANSINKDKIFYLLSRGFTEKQAKGLILKGKFLNMLEGVRNKEMIDKFVDILMEAI from the coding sequence ATGAGTCAAAAAGTTAGGGTTAATGAAACAATTGTAAGAACTTATAGTTATCTTAAAGGAAATTTTAGTGAAGAAAATTTTATATCAAATAGCATTAATAATTCAAATGTAGTAATAAATAATTCGGGTTTGTTAATTGATTTTGACGATAATATTAAAAATAATATCTCAAATTTGTGTTCTAGGATAAATGGTGGGATAGCTAAAGAAGTTATTTATGATTTAATCAAAGGAAAATTCATTAATGTTAAAGTTAATGATGAAAATTCTGAGTTAAATCTGAAGGAATGTTTAAATGATGGAGTATCTACTGTAACTTTTAATATAGAATGCGGTGAAGGTAAGGATTTATATATAAATAGTGAGATTTGTGGTAATGGAGATCAATTTAATCATTTTTATTATATAAATGCTAAAAGAAACTCGAAAGTAAAACTTGTACTTTTTATCAATTCATTTTCTAAGGGTTTTATAAATGTTTTGGGAGATATAGATGACAATGCACATGTTGATTTTTTATTGATAAATGTGAACCAAAATAGTGTATACACAAATTGTGAATTATATTTAAATGGTAATAAGTCTTCAAGTAAGACAAATGTTTGTTATATTTGTTCAAAAGATTACAAGTATGATTATAATTTGACTTCTGCTATGATTGGTAAAGAGAGCAATGCTTTAATAAATGGTAAGGGTATTTTGCTTGATAATAGTAAGAAAATATTTAGGGGAGCGATTGATTTTAAAAAGGGATGTTTGAATGCGATTGGAAATGAGAGTGAGGAAGTTATTATATTGAGTAAAAATGCAGTTAATAAATCACTCCCACTACTTTTATGTGATGAGAAAAATGTTAAAGGGGGTCATGGATTTACGGCTAATTCAATTAATAAAGATAAAATATTTTATTTACTCAGTCGTGGTTTTACAGAAAAACAGGCTAAGGGCTTGATATTAAAAGGTAAATTTTTAAATATGCTAGAGGGCGTACGAAATAAAGAGATGATTGATAAATTTGTGGATATTTTAATGGAGGCAATTTAG
- the sufU gene encoding Fe-S cluster assembly sulfur transfer protein SufU has protein sequence MDLDELYKDTILYYGKNTENKREVEPYDFKKRGVNHSCGDEITISMRVCDGIIDDIAFIGEGCMISMASTSIMIDLVKGKKVEEAKRIIDIFIRMIKREVTEDEINELGDGIVFQNMQNMPARVKCATLAWHTLNEIIQD, from the coding sequence ATGGATCTTGATGAATTGTATAAGGATACCATTCTTTATTACGGTAAAAATACAGAAAATAAAAGAGAAGTAGAACCATATGATTTTAAAAAAAGAGGAGTAAATCATAGTTGTGGAGATGAGATAACAATATCAATGAGGGTTTGTGATGGCATAATTGATGATATTGCATTTATCGGAGAAGGATGTATGATTTCTATGGCATCTACATCTATAATGATTGATTTGGTTAAAGGGAAAAAGGTTGAAGAAGCAAAACGAATTATCGATATATTTATAAGAATGATAAAGAGAGAAGTAACAGAAGATGAAATTAATGAACTTGGAGATGGCATAGTATTTCAAAATATGCAAAATATGCCAGCAAGGGTTAAATGTGCTACACTTGCTTGGCACACACTCAATGAAATAATACAAGATTAA
- a CDS encoding aminotransferase class V-fold PLP-dependent enzyme, protein MDISKIREDFPALLCRSDNGSPIIYFDNAATSLKPNCVIDAMKDIYINSFGNANRGSHIAAVRAASIMDETRNRVKDFIGAKHRKNIIFTKSATEALNIVVYSYAMNNLKKGDEILIGIDSHHSNLVPWKVICDNKGIKLNYFYVDKFGEITFEDFLEKLNEKPKIVSFTPVTNTFGVVHDYKTIIKKSKEIGAKVLIDASQSMTHIKFNVDYDGVDFLVFSGHKVLSPQGIGVLYASDDVIDDMNPFLYGGDMIDYVFEDEVSFKKFHEAFEGGTQNVSSIAGLNAAIKYIDSVGFEEIVRYENSLKKYFLDKAKECSDIEVYGPEDYDKRVCVFSFNVVGVHPHDVSTILDSYGIAVRSGNHCSQPFMRKMGLNSTTRASLYFYNTNEEIDYFFDKVSEIRKILKF, encoded by the coding sequence TTGGATATTTCTAAAATTAGGGAAGATTTTCCGGCTCTATTATGTAGATCAGATAACGGATCCCCAATAATATATTTTGATAATGCAGCTACGAGTTTAAAACCAAACTGTGTTATTGATGCAATGAAGGATATTTACATAAATTCATTTGGAAATGCAAATAGAGGATCTCATATTGCGGCAGTTAGAGCGGCCTCAATAATGGATGAAACAAGAAATAGAGTTAAGGATTTTATAGGGGCAAAACATAGGAAAAATATAATTTTTACAAAAAGTGCTACAGAGGCTTTAAATATAGTTGTATATTCTTATGCTATGAACAATTTAAAAAAAGGGGATGAGATTTTAATTGGAATAGATTCTCATCACTCGAATTTAGTACCATGGAAAGTTATTTGTGACAATAAGGGAATTAAGCTTAATTATTTTTATGTGGACAAATTTGGGGAGATTACATTCGAGGATTTTCTTGAAAAGCTTAATGAAAAACCTAAAATTGTATCTTTTACTCCAGTTACTAATACTTTTGGAGTGGTACATGATTATAAAACTATAATAAAAAAGAGTAAGGAAATTGGAGCTAAAGTTTTAATTGATGCTTCTCAATCTATGACTCATATAAAGTTTAATGTGGATTATGATGGTGTAGATTTTTTAGTCTTTTCTGGACATAAAGTTTTATCTCCTCAAGGTATAGGTGTTTTGTATGCATCAGATGATGTAATTGATGATATGAATCCATTTTTATATGGGGGAGATATGATTGATTATGTGTTTGAGGATGAAGTTTCCTTTAAAAAATTTCATGAAGCGTTTGAAGGTGGAACTCAAAACGTTTCATCGATTGCGGGGCTTAATGCTGCAATAAAATATATAGACTCTGTGGGATTTGAGGAAATTGTTAGATATGAAAACTCACTCAAGAAATATTTTCTTGATAAAGCTAAGGAGTGTAGCGATATAGAGGTTTACGGTCCTGAAGATTATGATAAAAGAGTTTGTGTGTTTTCATTTAATGTAGTTGGAGTACATCCACATGATGTATCAACTATACTTGATTCATATGGGATAGCAGTAAGATCAGGTAATCATTGTTCACAACCTTTCATGAGAAAAATGGGATTAAATTCTACGACGAGAGCTAGTTTGTATTTTTATAATACAAATGAAGAGATAGACTATTTTTTTGATAAGGTATCAGAAATAAGAAAAATTTTAAAATTTTGA